A single genomic interval of Amycolatopsis albispora harbors:
- the pstC gene encoding phosphate ABC transporter permease subunit PstC — MRPGDRIFKNLTTGAGIFVVILIGLIGLFLLLQAIPALQANQVSFFSSVWETGDSKNLRFGIADLLAVTVATSLVALVIAMPVSLGIALFLTQYAPPRLARPFAYVIDLLAAVPSIIFGLWGLLFLAPVLEPVAQWINDTLGWIPIFGDGNIAPNIRSTIFTAGVVLAVMLLPIITSLTREVFERTPTAQIEGALALGATRWEVIRTTVLPFGKAGYIGASMLGLGRALGETIALSIILFIPVGRTFDWSVFDGGATFASKIASNYAEFNDVTSAGAYIAAGLVLFLLTFVVNFAARSIIGDKKGD, encoded by the coding sequence GTGCGGCCGGGTGACCGCATCTTCAAGAACCTCACCACCGGCGCCGGCATCTTCGTGGTCATCCTGATCGGGCTGATCGGGTTGTTCCTGCTGCTGCAGGCCATCCCCGCGCTGCAGGCCAACCAGGTCAGCTTCTTCTCCAGCGTGTGGGAGACCGGCGACTCGAAGAACCTGCGGTTCGGCATCGCCGACCTGCTCGCGGTGACCGTGGCCACCTCGCTGGTGGCGCTGGTCATCGCCATGCCGGTGTCGCTGGGCATCGCGTTGTTCCTGACCCAGTACGCGCCGCCGCGGCTGGCCAGGCCGTTCGCCTACGTGATCGACCTGCTGGCCGCCGTGCCGTCGATCATCTTCGGCCTGTGGGGCCTGCTGTTCCTGGCCCCGGTCCTCGAGCCGGTGGCGCAGTGGATCAACGACACGCTGGGCTGGATCCCGATCTTCGGGGACGGCAACATCGCGCCGAACATCCGCAGCACCATCTTCACCGCCGGCGTGGTGCTCGCGGTGATGCTGCTGCCGATCATCACCTCGCTCACCCGCGAGGTCTTCGAGCGCACGCCGACCGCGCAGATCGAAGGCGCGCTGGCGCTGGGCGCCACCCGCTGGGAAGTCATCCGGACCACCGTGCTGCCGTTCGGCAAGGCCGGGTACATCGGCGCCTCGATGCTCGGCCTCGGCCGCGCGCTGGGTGAGACGATCGCGCTGTCGATCATCCTGTTCATCCCGGTCGGGCGGACCTTCGACTGGAGCGTGTTCGACGGCGGCGCCACCTTCGCCTCCAAGATCGCGTCGAACTACGCGGAGTTCAACGACGTCACGTCGGCCGGCGCCTACATCGCCGCCGGCCTGGTGCTGTTCCTGCTGACCTTCGTGGTCAACTTCGCGGCCCGGTCCATCATCGGCGACAAGAAGGGGGACTGA